Proteins encoded by one window of Sus scrofa isolate TJ Tabasco breed Duroc chromosome 12, Sscrofa11.1, whole genome shotgun sequence:
- the HSD17B1 gene encoding estradiol 17-beta-dehydrogenase 1 has translation MDRTVVLITGCSSGIGLHLALRLASDPSQSFKVYATLRDLTAQGPLLEAAQARGCPPGSLETLQLDVRDADSIADARAHVTEGRVDVLVCNAGRGLVGPLEAHREGAVDSVLDVNLAGTVRMMQAFLPDMKRRRSGRILVTGSLGGLIGLPFNAVYCASKFAIEGLCESLAVVLQSFGVHVSVIECGPVRTAFPEKLEDGLGGILDRADAETRDLFSRYLSHFEQTFLEAAQDPEEVVEVFLQALRAPRPALRYFTTEHFHPLIKLRFSDPSSSSYVAAEHQRVFGDQATEGFEGTDCGEAEAGAGDLGPSELGAPLATPQ, from the exons ATGGACCGCACCGTGGTGCTCATCACCGGCTGTTCCTCCGGCATCGGCCTGCACCTGGCCCTGCGTCTGGCATCTGACCCATCTCAGAGCTTCAAAG TGTACGCCACCCTAAGGGACTTGACGGCACAAGGCCCGCTGTTGGAGGCCGCCCAGGCCCGAGGGTGCCCCCCGGGCTCCCTGGAGACCTTGCAGCTGGATGTGAGGGATGCAGATTCAATAGCGGATGCCCGGGCACACGTGACCGAGGGACGCGTGGATGTGCTGG TGTGCAACGCAGGCCGGGGCCTGGTGGGGCCCCTGGAGGCACACAGGGAGGGCGCTGTGGACTCCGTGCTGGATGTGAACCTGGCCGGCACCGTGCGGATGATGCAGGCCTTTCTGCCGGACATGAAGCGGCGCCGCTCGGGTCGCATATTGGTGACCGGGAGCCTGGGAGGCCTGATAG GGCTTCCCTTCAACGCTGTTTACTGCGCCAGCAAGTTTGCAATCGAAGGCTTATGCGAGAGTCTGGCGGTTGTGCTGCAGAGCTTCGGGGTCCA CGTGAGCGTCATCGAGTGCGGCCCGGTGCGTACTGCCTTCCCCGAGAAGCTGGAGGACGGCCTGGGCGGGATACTGGATCGCGCGGACGCCGAGACCCGTGACCTCTTCTCCCGCTACCTGAGCCACTTCGAGCAGACGTTCCTTGAGGCGGCGCAGGACCCGGAGGAGGTGGTCGAG GTCTTCCTCCAGGCTCTGCGCGCGCCGCGCCCGGCTCTGCGCTACTTCACCACCGAGCACTTCCATCCCCTGATCAAGCTGCGCTTCTCCgaccccagcagcagcagctacgTCGCAGCCGAGCACCAAAGAGTGTTCGGCGACCAGGCCACCGAGGGCTTCGAGGGCACTGATTGCGGCGAGGCGGAGGCGGGAGCTGGAGACCTGGGGCCGTCTGAGCTCGGCGCTCCTCTTGCCACCCCGCAATAA
- the COASY gene encoding bifunctional coenzyme A synthase precursor produces MAVFRSGLLVLTTPLASLVPRLAPILTSAARLVNHTLYVHLQPGMNLGGPAQPQSSPVQATFEVIDFITHLYAGADLHRHLDVRILLTNIRTKSFLPPLPSSVQNLAHPPEVVLTDFQTLDGSQYNPVKQQLERYATSCYSCCPQLSSVLLYPDYGPGMLPVQPLDVPLPSTIRPASPVARSAKQPVRGHQRGAVGGTFDRLHNAHKVLLSVACILAQEQLVVGVADKDLLKSKLLPELLQPYTERVEHLSEFLVDIKPSLSFDLIPLLDPYGPAGSDPSLEFLVVSEETYRGGMAVNRFRLENGLEELTLYQIQLLKDLNPKENEEDKVSSSSFRQQMLGNLLRPPHKRPELPPGCYVIGLTGISGSGKSSVAQRLKGLGAYVIDSDQLGHRSYAPGGPAYQPVVEAFGTDILHKDGTINRKVLGSRVFGNKKQLKILTDIVWPVIAKLAREEVDQAVAEGKRVCVIDAAVLLEAGWQNMVHEVWTVVIPETEAVRRIVERDGLSEAAAQSRLQSQMSGQQLVDQSHVVLSTLWEPHVTQRQVEKAWALLQKRISEAPSDP; encoded by the exons ATGGCTGTATTCCGATCGGGCCTCCTGGTGCTGACAACGCCGCTGGCCTCCCTGGTCCCTCGCCTGGCCCCCATCCTGACCTCGGCGGCCCGGCTTGTGAATCACACGCTCTATGTACACCTGCAGCCCGGCATGAACCTGGGGGGCCCGGCTCAGCCCCAGTCTAGCCCCGTGCAGGCCACATTTGAAGTTATCGATTTCATCACGCACCTCTATGCTGGCGCCGATCTCCACAGGCACCTGGACGTCAGAATTTTGCTGACCAATATCCGAACCAAGAgctttctccctcccctgcctaGCTCGGTCCAGAACCTGGCCCACCCACCGGAAGTAGTGCTGACTGACTTCCAGACCCTGGATGGAAGCCAGTACAACCCGGTCAAGCAACAGCTAGAGCGTTATGCCACCAGCTGTTACAGCTGTTGTCCGCAGCTGTCTTCGGTGCTGCTATACCCCGATTATGGGCCCGGAATGCTGCCTGTGCAGCCCCTAGATGTCCCTTTACCCTCCACCATCAGGCCGGCCTCCCCCGTGGCCAGGTCTGCAAAGCAACCAGTGCGTGGCCACCAGCGAGGGGCTGTAGGTGGCACCTTTGACCGCCTACACAATGCCCACAAAGTGTTGCTCAGTGTGGCCTGCATCCTAGCCCAGGAGCAGCTTGTGGTGGGAGTGGCAGACAAAGACCTGTTgaaga GCAAGTTGCTCCCTGAGCTGCTCCAACCCTACACAGAACGCGTGGAACATCTGAGTGAGTTCCTGGTGGACATCAAGCCCTCCTTGAGTTTTGATCTCATCCCCCTGCTGGACCCCTATGGGCCCGCTGGCTCTGACCCctctctggagttcctggtggtcAGCGAGGAGACCTATCGTGGGGGGATGGCCGTCAACCGCTTCCGCCTTGAGAAT GGCCTAGAGGAGCTCACCTTGTACCAGATCCAGCTGCTGAAGGACCTAAACcccaaggaaaatgaagaggaCAAAGTCAGCTCCTCCAGCTTCCGCCAACAAATGCTGGGAAACCTGCTCCGGCCTCCACAT AAGAGGCCAGAGCTCCCCCCAGGTTGCTACGTGATCGGGCTGACAGGCATCAGTGGCTCTGGGAAGAGCTCAGTAGCTCAGCGGCTGAAGGGCCTGGGGGCGTATGTCATCGACAGTGACCAGCTGGGCCACCGGTCCTATGCCCCGGGCGGTCCTGCCTACCAGCCAGTTGTGGAAGCCTTTGGAACAG ATATTCTCCATAAAGACGGCACCATCAACAGGAAGGTCCTAGGCAGCCGGGTGTTTGGGAACAAG AAGCAGCTGAAGATACTCACGGACATTGTGTGGCCAGTTATCGCAAAGCTGGCCAGAGAGGAGGTGGATCAGGCCGTGGCTGAGG GAAAGCGTGTGTGCGTGATCGATGCTGCCGTGCTGCTTGAAGCCGGCTGGCAGAACATGGTGCACGAGGTGTGGACTGTTGTCATCCCCGAGACTGAG GCTGTACGACGCATCGTGGAGAGGGATGGCCTGAGCGAGGCTGCGGCTCAAAGCCGGCTGCAGAGCCAGATGAGTGGGCAGCAGCTTGTGGACCAGAGCCACGTGGTGCTCAGCACCTTGTGGGAGCCACATGTCACCCAGCGCCAG GTGGAGAAAGCCTGGGCCCTCCTGCAGAAGCGCATCTCTGAGGCTCCATCAGATCCATGA
- the COASY gene encoding bifunctional coenzyme A synthase isoform X1, producing MAVFRSGLLVLTTPLASLVPRLAPILTSAARLVNHTLYVHLQPGMNLGGPAQPQSSPVQATFEVIDFITHLYAGADLHRHLDVRILLTNIRTKSFLPPLPSSVQNLAHPPEVVLTDFQTLDGSQYNPVKQQLERYATSCYSCCPQLSSVLLYPDYGPGMLPVQPLDVPLPSTIRPASPVARSAKQPVRGHQRGAVGGTFDRLHNAHKVLLSVACILAQEQLVVGVADKDLLKSKLLPELLQPYTERVEHLSEFLVDIKPSLSFDLIPLLDPYGPAGSDPSLEFLVVSEETYRGGMAVNRFRLENGLEELTLYQIQLLKDLNPKENEEDKVSSSSFRQQMLGNLLRPPHKRPELPPGCYVIGLTGISGSGKSSVAQRLKGLGAYVIDSDQLGHRSYAPGGPAYQPVVEAFGTDILHKDGTINRKVLGSRVFGNKKQLKILTDIVWPVIAKLAREEVDQAVAEGEWAGRWEEPGEQLSRLSPRSCPHPKSDHPLSLGLRFLGSLTGSKWQGAAGFLPTGKRVCVIDAAVLLEAGWQNMVHEVWTVVIPETEAVRRIVERDGLSEAAAQSRLQSQMSGQQLVDQSHVVLSTLWEPHVTQRQVEKAWALLQKRISEAPSDP from the exons ATGGCTGTATTCCGATCGGGCCTCCTGGTGCTGACAACGCCGCTGGCCTCCCTGGTCCCTCGCCTGGCCCCCATCCTGACCTCGGCGGCCCGGCTTGTGAATCACACGCTCTATGTACACCTGCAGCCCGGCATGAACCTGGGGGGCCCGGCTCAGCCCCAGTCTAGCCCCGTGCAGGCCACATTTGAAGTTATCGATTTCATCACGCACCTCTATGCTGGCGCCGATCTCCACAGGCACCTGGACGTCAGAATTTTGCTGACCAATATCCGAACCAAGAgctttctccctcccctgcctaGCTCGGTCCAGAACCTGGCCCACCCACCGGAAGTAGTGCTGACTGACTTCCAGACCCTGGATGGAAGCCAGTACAACCCGGTCAAGCAACAGCTAGAGCGTTATGCCACCAGCTGTTACAGCTGTTGTCCGCAGCTGTCTTCGGTGCTGCTATACCCCGATTATGGGCCCGGAATGCTGCCTGTGCAGCCCCTAGATGTCCCTTTACCCTCCACCATCAGGCCGGCCTCCCCCGTGGCCAGGTCTGCAAAGCAACCAGTGCGTGGCCACCAGCGAGGGGCTGTAGGTGGCACCTTTGACCGCCTACACAATGCCCACAAAGTGTTGCTCAGTGTGGCCTGCATCCTAGCCCAGGAGCAGCTTGTGGTGGGAGTGGCAGACAAAGACCTGTTgaaga GCAAGTTGCTCCCTGAGCTGCTCCAACCCTACACAGAACGCGTGGAACATCTGAGTGAGTTCCTGGTGGACATCAAGCCCTCCTTGAGTTTTGATCTCATCCCCCTGCTGGACCCCTATGGGCCCGCTGGCTCTGACCCctctctggagttcctggtggtcAGCGAGGAGACCTATCGTGGGGGGATGGCCGTCAACCGCTTCCGCCTTGAGAAT GGCCTAGAGGAGCTCACCTTGTACCAGATCCAGCTGCTGAAGGACCTAAACcccaaggaaaatgaagaggaCAAAGTCAGCTCCTCCAGCTTCCGCCAACAAATGCTGGGAAACCTGCTCCGGCCTCCACAT AAGAGGCCAGAGCTCCCCCCAGGTTGCTACGTGATCGGGCTGACAGGCATCAGTGGCTCTGGGAAGAGCTCAGTAGCTCAGCGGCTGAAGGGCCTGGGGGCGTATGTCATCGACAGTGACCAGCTGGGCCACCGGTCCTATGCCCCGGGCGGTCCTGCCTACCAGCCAGTTGTGGAAGCCTTTGGAACAG ATATTCTCCATAAAGACGGCACCATCAACAGGAAGGTCCTAGGCAGCCGGGTGTTTGGGAACAAG AAGCAGCTGAAGATACTCACGGACATTGTGTGGCCAGTTATCGCAAAGCTGGCCAGAGAGGAGGTGGATCAGGCCGTGGCTGAGGGTGAGTGGGCAGGGCGGTGGGAGGAGCCCGGGGAACAGCTAAGCAGACTCTCCCCTaggagctgcccccaccccaaatcagACCACCCGCTTTCCCTGGGACTGCGTTTCCTTGGTTCTCTGACTGGGAGCAAGTGGCAGGGTGCTGCTGGCTTTCTCCCCACAGGAAAGCGTGTGTGCGTGATCGATGCTGCCGTGCTGCTTGAAGCCGGCTGGCAGAACATGGTGCACGAGGTGTGGACTGTTGTCATCCCCGAGACTGAG GCTGTACGACGCATCGTGGAGAGGGATGGCCTGAGCGAGGCTGCGGCTCAAAGCCGGCTGCAGAGCCAGATGAGTGGGCAGCAGCTTGTGGACCAGAGCCACGTGGTGCTCAGCACCTTGTGGGAGCCACATGTCACCCAGCGCCAG GTGGAGAAAGCCTGGGCCCTCCTGCAGAAGCGCATCTCTGAGGCTCCATCAGATCCATGA
- the COASY gene encoding bifunctional coenzyme A synthase isoform X2: MAVFRSGLLVLTTPLASLVPRLAPILTSAARLVNHTLYVHLQPGMNLGGPAQPQSSPVQATFEVIDFITHLYAGADLHRHLDVRILLTNIRTKSFLPPLPSSVQNLAHPPEVVLTDFQTLDGSQYNPVKQQLERYATSCYSCCPQLSSVLLYPDYGPGMLPVQPLDVPLPSTIRPASPVARSAKQPVRGHQRGAVGGTFDRLHNAHKVLLSVACILAQEQLVVGVADKDLLKSKLLPELLQPYTERVEHLSEFLVDIKPSLSFDLIPLLDPYGPAGSDPSLEFLVVSEETYRGGMAVNRFRLENGLEELTLYQIQLLKDLNPKENEEDKVSSSSFRQQMLGNLLRPPHRPELPPGCYVIGLTGISGSGKSSVAQRLKGLGAYVIDSDQLGHRSYAPGGPAYQPVVEAFGTDILHKDGTINRKVLGSRVFGNKKQLKILTDIVWPVIAKLAREEVDQAVAEGEWAGRWEEPGEQLSRLSPRSCPHPKSDHPLSLGLRFLGSLTGSKWQGAAGFLPTGKRVCVIDAAVLLEAGWQNMVHEVWTVVIPETEAVRRIVERDGLSEAAAQSRLQSQMSGQQLVDQSHVVLSTLWEPHVTQRQVEKAWALLQKRISEAPSDP, translated from the exons ATGGCTGTATTCCGATCGGGCCTCCTGGTGCTGACAACGCCGCTGGCCTCCCTGGTCCCTCGCCTGGCCCCCATCCTGACCTCGGCGGCCCGGCTTGTGAATCACACGCTCTATGTACACCTGCAGCCCGGCATGAACCTGGGGGGCCCGGCTCAGCCCCAGTCTAGCCCCGTGCAGGCCACATTTGAAGTTATCGATTTCATCACGCACCTCTATGCTGGCGCCGATCTCCACAGGCACCTGGACGTCAGAATTTTGCTGACCAATATCCGAACCAAGAgctttctccctcccctgcctaGCTCGGTCCAGAACCTGGCCCACCCACCGGAAGTAGTGCTGACTGACTTCCAGACCCTGGATGGAAGCCAGTACAACCCGGTCAAGCAACAGCTAGAGCGTTATGCCACCAGCTGTTACAGCTGTTGTCCGCAGCTGTCTTCGGTGCTGCTATACCCCGATTATGGGCCCGGAATGCTGCCTGTGCAGCCCCTAGATGTCCCTTTACCCTCCACCATCAGGCCGGCCTCCCCCGTGGCCAGGTCTGCAAAGCAACCAGTGCGTGGCCACCAGCGAGGGGCTGTAGGTGGCACCTTTGACCGCCTACACAATGCCCACAAAGTGTTGCTCAGTGTGGCCTGCATCCTAGCCCAGGAGCAGCTTGTGGTGGGAGTGGCAGACAAAGACCTGTTgaaga GCAAGTTGCTCCCTGAGCTGCTCCAACCCTACACAGAACGCGTGGAACATCTGAGTGAGTTCCTGGTGGACATCAAGCCCTCCTTGAGTTTTGATCTCATCCCCCTGCTGGACCCCTATGGGCCCGCTGGCTCTGACCCctctctggagttcctggtggtcAGCGAGGAGACCTATCGTGGGGGGATGGCCGTCAACCGCTTCCGCCTTGAGAAT GGCCTAGAGGAGCTCACCTTGTACCAGATCCAGCTGCTGAAGGACCTAAACcccaaggaaaatgaagaggaCAAAGTCAGCTCCTCCAGCTTCCGCCAACAAATGCTGGGAAACCTGCTCCGGCCTCCACAT AGGCCAGAGCTCCCCCCAGGTTGCTACGTGATCGGGCTGACAGGCATCAGTGGCTCTGGGAAGAGCTCAGTAGCTCAGCGGCTGAAGGGCCTGGGGGCGTATGTCATCGACAGTGACCAGCTGGGCCACCGGTCCTATGCCCCGGGCGGTCCTGCCTACCAGCCAGTTGTGGAAGCCTTTGGAACAG ATATTCTCCATAAAGACGGCACCATCAACAGGAAGGTCCTAGGCAGCCGGGTGTTTGGGAACAAG AAGCAGCTGAAGATACTCACGGACATTGTGTGGCCAGTTATCGCAAAGCTGGCCAGAGAGGAGGTGGATCAGGCCGTGGCTGAGGGTGAGTGGGCAGGGCGGTGGGAGGAGCCCGGGGAACAGCTAAGCAGACTCTCCCCTaggagctgcccccaccccaaatcagACCACCCGCTTTCCCTGGGACTGCGTTTCCTTGGTTCTCTGACTGGGAGCAAGTGGCAGGGTGCTGCTGGCTTTCTCCCCACAGGAAAGCGTGTGTGCGTGATCGATGCTGCCGTGCTGCTTGAAGCCGGCTGGCAGAACATGGTGCACGAGGTGTGGACTGTTGTCATCCCCGAGACTGAG GCTGTACGACGCATCGTGGAGAGGGATGGCCTGAGCGAGGCTGCGGCTCAAAGCCGGCTGCAGAGCCAGATGAGTGGGCAGCAGCTTGTGGACCAGAGCCACGTGGTGCTCAGCACCTTGTGGGAGCCACATGTCACCCAGCGCCAG GTGGAGAAAGCCTGGGCCCTCCTGCAGAAGCGCATCTCTGAGGCTCCATCAGATCCATGA
- the COASY gene encoding bifunctional coenzyme A synthase isoform X3 — MAVFRSGLLVLTTPLASLVPRLAPILTSAARLVNHTLYVHLQPGMNLGGPAQPQSSPVQATFEVIDFITHLYAGADLHRHLDVRILLTNIRTKSFLPPLPSSVQNLAHPPEVVLTDFQTLDGSQYNPVKQQLERYATSCYSCCPQLSSVLLYPDYGPGMLPVQPLDVPLPSTIRPASPVARSAKQPVRGHQRGAVGGTFDRLHNAHKVLLSVACILAQEQLVVGVADKDLLKSKLLPELLQPYTERVEHLSEFLVDIKPSLSFDLIPLLDPYGPAGSDPSLEFLVVSEETYRGGMAVNRFRLENGLEELTLYQIQLLKDLNPKENEEDKVSSSSFRQQMLGNLLRPPHRPELPPGCYVIGLTGISGSGKSSVAQRLKGLGAYVIDSDQLGHRSYAPGGPAYQPVVEAFGTDILHKDGTINRKVLGSRVFGNKKQLKILTDIVWPVIAKLAREEVDQAVAEGKRVCVIDAAVLLEAGWQNMVHEVWTVVIPETEAVRRIVERDGLSEAAAQSRLQSQMSGQQLVDQSHVVLSTLWEPHVTQRQVEKAWALLQKRISEAPSDP; from the exons ATGGCTGTATTCCGATCGGGCCTCCTGGTGCTGACAACGCCGCTGGCCTCCCTGGTCCCTCGCCTGGCCCCCATCCTGACCTCGGCGGCCCGGCTTGTGAATCACACGCTCTATGTACACCTGCAGCCCGGCATGAACCTGGGGGGCCCGGCTCAGCCCCAGTCTAGCCCCGTGCAGGCCACATTTGAAGTTATCGATTTCATCACGCACCTCTATGCTGGCGCCGATCTCCACAGGCACCTGGACGTCAGAATTTTGCTGACCAATATCCGAACCAAGAgctttctccctcccctgcctaGCTCGGTCCAGAACCTGGCCCACCCACCGGAAGTAGTGCTGACTGACTTCCAGACCCTGGATGGAAGCCAGTACAACCCGGTCAAGCAACAGCTAGAGCGTTATGCCACCAGCTGTTACAGCTGTTGTCCGCAGCTGTCTTCGGTGCTGCTATACCCCGATTATGGGCCCGGAATGCTGCCTGTGCAGCCCCTAGATGTCCCTTTACCCTCCACCATCAGGCCGGCCTCCCCCGTGGCCAGGTCTGCAAAGCAACCAGTGCGTGGCCACCAGCGAGGGGCTGTAGGTGGCACCTTTGACCGCCTACACAATGCCCACAAAGTGTTGCTCAGTGTGGCCTGCATCCTAGCCCAGGAGCAGCTTGTGGTGGGAGTGGCAGACAAAGACCTGTTgaaga GCAAGTTGCTCCCTGAGCTGCTCCAACCCTACACAGAACGCGTGGAACATCTGAGTGAGTTCCTGGTGGACATCAAGCCCTCCTTGAGTTTTGATCTCATCCCCCTGCTGGACCCCTATGGGCCCGCTGGCTCTGACCCctctctggagttcctggtggtcAGCGAGGAGACCTATCGTGGGGGGATGGCCGTCAACCGCTTCCGCCTTGAGAAT GGCCTAGAGGAGCTCACCTTGTACCAGATCCAGCTGCTGAAGGACCTAAACcccaaggaaaatgaagaggaCAAAGTCAGCTCCTCCAGCTTCCGCCAACAAATGCTGGGAAACCTGCTCCGGCCTCCACAT AGGCCAGAGCTCCCCCCAGGTTGCTACGTGATCGGGCTGACAGGCATCAGTGGCTCTGGGAAGAGCTCAGTAGCTCAGCGGCTGAAGGGCCTGGGGGCGTATGTCATCGACAGTGACCAGCTGGGCCACCGGTCCTATGCCCCGGGCGGTCCTGCCTACCAGCCAGTTGTGGAAGCCTTTGGAACAG ATATTCTCCATAAAGACGGCACCATCAACAGGAAGGTCCTAGGCAGCCGGGTGTTTGGGAACAAG AAGCAGCTGAAGATACTCACGGACATTGTGTGGCCAGTTATCGCAAAGCTGGCCAGAGAGGAGGTGGATCAGGCCGTGGCTGAGG GAAAGCGTGTGTGCGTGATCGATGCTGCCGTGCTGCTTGAAGCCGGCTGGCAGAACATGGTGCACGAGGTGTGGACTGTTGTCATCCCCGAGACTGAG GCTGTACGACGCATCGTGGAGAGGGATGGCCTGAGCGAGGCTGCGGCTCAAAGCCGGCTGCAGAGCCAGATGAGTGGGCAGCAGCTTGTGGACCAGAGCCACGTGGTGCTCAGCACCTTGTGGGAGCCACATGTCACCCAGCGCCAG GTGGAGAAAGCCTGGGCCCTCCTGCAGAAGCGCATCTCTGAGGCTCCATCAGATCCATGA